A stretch of the Candidatus Rokuibacteriota bacterium genome encodes the following:
- a CDS encoding competence/damage-inducible protein A, whose translation MAKTAGIVLIGNELLSGKVADVNASYLCRELRALGVTVRRISVIPDEADLIAAEVTAQSRAFDVVFTSGGVGPTHDDVTIEGVARAVGVPVVRDPRLVELLRGFYQDRLTDARLKMAEVPQGAELEAGDRLRFPAIGIRNIYILPGVPEIFRQKFEALKERFREPPFFLTAVFVNMGEGTLADYLNDLLRRHPDLMLGSYPEFSNPEYKVKVTLESKNRELMERAVAELLGELPSDAVVRVQR comes from the coding sequence ATGGCGAAGACCGCCGGCATCGTCCTCATCGGCAACGAGCTCCTCTCCGGCAAGGTGGCGGACGTGAACGCGTCGTACCTCTGCCGTGAGCTGCGGGCGCTCGGCGTGACGGTCCGCAGGATCTCCGTCATCCCCGACGAGGCGGATCTCATCGCCGCCGAGGTCACCGCGCAGAGCCGGGCCTTCGACGTGGTCTTCACCTCGGGCGGCGTGGGGCCGACGCACGACGACGTGACCATCGAGGGGGTGGCCCGGGCCGTGGGCGTGCCTGTCGTCCGCGATCCGCGTCTGGTGGAGCTCCTGCGCGGCTTCTACCAGGACCGGCTCACTGACGCGAGGCTCAAGATGGCCGAGGTGCCCCAGGGCGCGGAACTCGAGGCAGGAGACCGGCTGAGGTTCCCGGCCATCGGCATCCGGAACATCTACATCTTGCCCGGGGTCCCGGAAATCTTCCGCCAGAAGTTCGAGGCGCTGAAGGAGCGCTTCCGCGAGCCGCCCTTCTTCCTCACCGCCGTCTTCGTCAACATGGGCGAGGGCACCCTGGCCGACTACCTCAACGACCTGCTGCGACGGCACCCGGACCTGATGCTCGGCTCCTACCCGGAGTTCTCGAACCCGGAGTACAAGGTCAAGGTGACGCTCGAGTCCAAGAACCGCGAGCTGATGGAGCGCGCCGTCGCGGAGCTGCTCGGCGAGCTGCCGTCGGACGCCGTCGTCCGCGTCCAGCGCTGA
- a CDS encoding alpha/beta fold hydrolase has translation MELGLAAGVTAERFTLSVGGAEVVGVLHRMRPAGQSPCVVACHGMGASKDSDKYLLLRRELPAAGLAVARFDFRGSGESGGAYQDATIATRIADLEAVLGHLRRHPGLNGRFGLLGSSLGGFVALWVAARQQTARAVVTWNAPASLHDLAAQGGTAAPGPGPALIAEVRAGRHAEAPAGVERLLVIQGGSDEVVPAAHGRALLERARPPRELCLIEGADHRLSEPAHRLQALERSRQWLLRYLGGAAACGS, from the coding sequence GTGGAGCTGGGCTTGGCCGCGGGAGTGACGGCCGAGCGCTTCACCCTCAGCGTGGGGGGCGCGGAGGTGGTCGGCGTGCTCCACCGCATGCGGCCCGCAGGGCAGAGCCCTTGCGTCGTGGCCTGCCACGGGATGGGCGCCTCCAAGGACAGCGACAAGTACCTTCTGCTGAGGCGGGAGCTGCCGGCCGCGGGCCTGGCGGTGGCGCGCTTCGACTTCCGCGGCAGCGGCGAGTCGGGCGGCGCCTACCAGGATGCGACGATCGCCACGCGCATCGCCGACCTCGAGGCCGTGCTCGGCCATCTGAGGCGCCATCCGGGCCTGAACGGTCGCTTCGGGCTCCTCGGCTCGAGCCTCGGCGGCTTCGTCGCGCTCTGGGTGGCGGCGAGGCAGCAGACGGCGCGCGCTGTCGTCACGTGGAATGCCCCCGCGAGCCTCCACGATCTGGCGGCGCAAGGGGGAACCGCGGCGCCCGGGCCTGGCCCGGCCCTCATCGCCGAGGTGCGCGCCGGCCGCCACGCCGAGGCCCCGGCGGGCGTGGAGCGCCTCCTCGTCATCCAGGGCGGCAGCGACGAGGTCGTGCCTGCGGCCCATGGCCGCGCGCTCCTGGAGCGGGCCCGGCCGCCGAGGGAGCTGTGCCTGATCGAGGGCGCCGACCACCGGCTGTCGGAGCCGGCGCACCGGCTCCAGGCCCTCGAGCGCAGCCGCCAGTGGCTGCTTCGCTACCTCGGCGGCGCCGCCGCCTGCGGCTCGTAG
- a CDS encoding undecaprenyl-diphosphate phosphatase, whose amino-acid sequence MTYLQSAVLGIVQGLTEFLPVSSSGHLILVPLLLGWQDEGLAFDAAIHLGTLLALLAYFRRDLAQMALGTDRRLAVLLAAATVPAGVAGLLLGRAIETRLRSPMVVAVSLIAWAVVMWIADRRASRRGQVAGAPAQVGWLPGMAVGFAQAVALIPGTSRSGITITAGLFAGMSRVTSARFAFLLSIPITAAAGGYSALKLVKRGLDPTLLGPLGMGVLASFLAGLAAVWFLVNFLQRRSLLPFVIYRCALGILILWVFL is encoded by the coding sequence ATGACCTACCTCCAGAGCGCGGTGCTGGGGATCGTCCAGGGGCTCACCGAGTTCCTGCCTGTCTCCTCCTCGGGCCACCTCATCCTGGTCCCGCTCCTGCTCGGCTGGCAGGACGAGGGGCTCGCCTTCGACGCGGCCATCCACCTCGGCACGCTCCTGGCGCTGCTGGCCTACTTCCGGCGGGATCTCGCGCAGATGGCGCTGGGGACCGATCGGCGGCTGGCCGTGCTGCTCGCCGCCGCCACCGTCCCGGCGGGGGTGGCCGGTCTCCTCCTGGGCCGAGCCATCGAGACGCGGCTCCGCAGTCCCATGGTGGTCGCCGTGTCCCTCATCGCGTGGGCAGTCGTCATGTGGATCGCCGACCGTCGGGCCTCGCGGCGCGGGCAGGTCGCCGGCGCGCCGGCACAGGTCGGGTGGCTGCCGGGAATGGCCGTCGGCTTCGCGCAGGCGGTGGCGCTGATCCCCGGAACCTCGCGCTCCGGCATCACCATCACGGCCGGGCTCTTCGCGGGCATGAGCCGGGTCACCTCCGCGCGATTCGCCTTCCTGCTCAGCATCCCCATCACCGCGGCGGCGGGCGGCTACAGCGCGCTCAAGCTCGTCAAGCGGGGGCTCGATCCGACGCTCCTGGGCCCCCTCGGCATGGGGGTCCTCGCGTCTTTCCTCGCGGGGCTGGCAGCCGTCTGGTTCCTCGTCAACTTCCTGCAGCGCCGCTCGCTCCTGCCCTTCGTCATCTACCGCTGCGCCCTGGGCATCCTGATTCTGTGGGTGTTCCTCTGA
- a CDS encoding class I SAM-dependent methyltransferase has product MSSVAYRLKDDRYSSHALILAVLGEGGGRRLLDVGAADGFLAERLTARGWQVTALERDPGRAAAARGRCREVVVVDLERETPAVGGPFEAAVYGDVLEHLSDPLGVMRRLHGLLTPGASVVASVPNVAHLWIRLSLLFGRFEYADRGILDGSHLRFFTRQTFLALLARAGLEVRALRVTPVPLPLVIPERLHGAWLEALHGLAAAAARVWPGGLAYQFVAECRLREAP; this is encoded by the coding sequence GTGAGCTCGGTCGCGTACCGGCTGAAGGACGATCGCTACTCGAGTCACGCGCTGATCCTGGCTGTGCTCGGGGAGGGCGGCGGCCGGCGGCTGCTGGACGTCGGGGCCGCCGATGGGTTTCTGGCGGAGCGGCTCACGGCACGCGGCTGGCAGGTCACGGCCCTCGAGCGCGACCCGGGCAGGGCGGCTGCCGCCCGCGGGAGGTGCCGGGAGGTTGTCGTGGTGGACCTCGAGCGGGAGACGCCTGCCGTGGGCGGGCCCTTCGAGGCCGCCGTGTACGGTGACGTGCTCGAGCACTTGAGCGACCCCCTCGGGGTGATGCGCCGGCTCCACGGGCTCCTCACGCCCGGCGCGAGCGTCGTCGCGTCGGTGCCCAACGTGGCCCACCTCTGGATTCGTCTGTCGCTCCTCTTCGGACGCTTCGAGTACGCGGACCGCGGCATCCTCGACGGGAGCCACCTGCGGTTCTTCACCCGGCAGACCTTCCTCGCGCTCCTGGCCCGGGCTGGACTGGAGGTGCGGGCGCTCCGGGTCACGCCGGTGCCGCTGCCGCTCGTGATTCCCGAGAGGCTGCACGGCGCCTGGCTCGAGGCGCTGCACGGGCTGGCTGCCGCTGCCGCGCGGGTGTGGCCCGGCGGGCTCGCCTATCAGTTCGTCGCCGAGTGCCGGCTGCGAGAGGCCCCTTGA
- a CDS encoding VWA domain-containing protein, which yields MQFFQSKKKWKKQLGVSPSNPASREDAMRVRASRFAVSVAVTLAVLLAGGVAQAAILADVVWVIDTSGSMGGDIAEVKARILEFDTVMTSNGIDARYAAVRFGGAASLIQDITDFATFTAPGSPFSLLGATGGGTEDGSAAIQVALGASFRATTVRNIILITDENDDVAGNRPALAADLAATAANELINVIRNPGDDDLGYYAALALANGGLAFNILDFRSDPGPFFTNFTTTKVAEIIEEGGGSVPGPAAVILMGLGLLVLGIMRRRA from the coding sequence ATGCAATTCTTTCAGAGCAAGAAAAAGTGGAAGAAGCAATTGGGTGTGTCGCCTTCGAATCCGGCTTCTCGGGAGGATGCCATGAGAGTGAGAGCGTCTCGATTCGCCGTCTCCGTCGCCGTGACCCTGGCCGTTTTGCTTGCCGGTGGCGTCGCCCAGGCAGCCATCCTCGCCGACGTCGTGTGGGTCATCGATACCTCCGGCTCGATGGGCGGTGACATCGCGGAGGTCAAGGCGCGGATCCTCGAGTTCGACACGGTCATGACCAGCAATGGCATCGACGCCCGCTATGCGGCCGTGCGCTTCGGCGGCGCGGCATCGCTGATTCAGGACATCACCGATTTCGCCACCTTCACCGCGCCGGGCAGCCCGTTCAGCCTGCTCGGCGCCACCGGCGGCGGTACCGAGGACGGCTCGGCGGCGATCCAGGTCGCTCTCGGCGCCAGCTTCCGCGCCACCACGGTCAGGAACATCATCCTGATCACTGACGAGAACGACGACGTGGCTGGCAATCGTCCCGCGCTGGCTGCGGACCTGGCCGCAACCGCGGCGAACGAGCTGATCAACGTCATCCGCAATCCTGGCGATGACGACCTCGGCTACTATGCCGCCCTGGCCCTGGCCAATGGCGGGCTTGCGTTCAACATCCTTGACTTCCGTAGCGATCCCGGTCCGTTCTTCACCAATTTCACGACCACGAAGGTGGCGGAGATCATCGAGGAAGGCGGCGGCAGCGTACCTGGGCCCGCCGCGGTGATCCTGATGGGGCTGGGGCTCCTGGTTCTGGGCATCATGCGTCGCCGAGCCTGA
- a CDS encoding glycosyltransferase family 2 protein — MPPPKVVVVMPAYNAGRTLRMTYEELPKDSVNLVILVDDGSTDATREIARQLGLEVFVHDRNYGYGANQKTCYTEALRAGADIVVMVHPDYQYDPTLLPEIIAPIVRGEAELVLGSRLKGAGSAVQQGMPWWKYVANRVLTWVENRAFGIELSEYHTGYRAFHREALEAVNFRMNSDGFVFDQEIIAQVVAGRFRIAEISVPVRYFPEASSAGFYDSCVYGLKILWVVTRYLLHRSGVKRSRRLETLRGRYTRLPDQAARPRSP, encoded by the coding sequence ATGCCCCCGCCGAAGGTCGTGGTGGTGATGCCGGCCTACAACGCCGGGCGCACGCTCCGGATGACCTACGAGGAGCTGCCGAAGGACTCCGTCAACCTGGTGATCCTAGTGGACGATGGCTCCACGGACGCCACCCGCGAGATCGCGCGGCAGCTGGGGCTCGAGGTGTTCGTCCACGACAGGAATTACGGCTATGGGGCGAACCAGAAGACCTGTTACACGGAGGCGCTCAGGGCCGGGGCCGACATCGTGGTGATGGTGCATCCGGACTACCAGTACGATCCGACGCTTCTACCCGAGATCATCGCGCCCATCGTCCGCGGCGAAGCAGAGCTCGTCCTGGGCTCGCGACTCAAGGGCGCAGGCTCCGCCGTCCAGCAGGGCATGCCCTGGTGGAAATACGTGGCCAACCGCGTCCTGACCTGGGTGGAGAACCGGGCATTCGGGATCGAGCTGTCGGAGTACCACACGGGCTACCGCGCCTTTCACCGGGAGGCGCTGGAGGCCGTGAACTTCAGGATGAACTCCGACGGCTTCGTCTTCGACCAGGAGATCATCGCCCAGGTTGTGGCCGGTCGCTTCCGGATCGCCGAGATCTCCGTCCCGGTCCGCTACTTCCCGGAGGCCTCCTCGGCGGGCTTCTACGACTCGTGCGTGTACGGCCTCAAGATCCTCTGGGTCGTGACGCGTTACCTTCTCCACCGCTCGGGTGTCAAGCGCTCGCGCCGTCTCGAGACGCTTCGCGGGCGGTACACGCGGCTGCCGGACCAGGCCGCGCGGCCGCGCAGCCCCTGA
- a CDS encoding glycosyltransferase family 39 protein: MSKHVLLGVALVAAALFLGGLGSAPFVDPPEGFHAAIARDMLRSGEWITPHVNGVRYFDKPALLYWLMAGVFSALGLSEGAARLPSALPAIGVAVVTAWLGMRLGSTRLGLVAGLVVAANLELFLFARLVKPDLLFVFLIMVVFAAFIEVYARGGRAALLVCYASLGLTILAKDVLGAIGPVAVIGLFLLLVRDHHVRGRFVPWAGVALFLAVAVPWYVLVEWANRGFLWYTVVDNPLLNFARRRVFPDEDVPLSALEFLGVTAAGFFPWSLALPWALWRGLRDPKDDVRARPWLLLALWTVVVLGFFALSPFKLPHYGLPAFPAMALLVAKLWEDVLDGAPGAPAPRILLLPGAVLLLALAAASALAWQGWLALPGGAPLTVDLAARNMAARGGQEMPFISLERLRPVFGSLALIFGLGGVGALGGLALRRPMVGLGALLAAMIAFLPVTVEGFALFARSRSVRIMTEAIALRAGPSDVLAHEGALENSASWLLALGRPVKIVNGLQSTLAFGATFPEAWELFWDASRLAQAWRGGQRVFLLSAVSPERSAVRELPPAEVHRLVEAGGRWLYSNRP; the protein is encoded by the coding sequence ATGAGCAAGCACGTCCTGCTCGGTGTCGCCCTGGTCGCCGCCGCCCTGTTCCTGGGCGGCCTCGGGAGCGCGCCCTTCGTGGACCCGCCCGAGGGGTTCCACGCCGCCATCGCCCGCGACATGCTCCGCTCCGGGGAGTGGATCACTCCCCACGTCAATGGCGTGCGCTACTTCGACAAGCCCGCGCTCCTCTACTGGCTCATGGCGGGGGTGTTCTCCGCGCTGGGCCTCAGCGAGGGCGCGGCCCGCCTGCCGTCGGCCCTGCCGGCCATCGGCGTCGCCGTCGTCACGGCCTGGCTCGGCATGCGACTGGGCTCCACGCGGCTCGGGCTCGTGGCAGGGCTCGTGGTGGCGGCCAACCTCGAGCTCTTCCTCTTCGCGCGGCTGGTCAAGCCGGACCTGCTCTTCGTCTTCCTGATCATGGTGGTCTTCGCCGCCTTCATCGAGGTCTATGCGCGGGGCGGCAGGGCGGCGCTGCTCGTCTGTTACGCGAGCCTCGGGTTGACGATCCTCGCCAAGGATGTCCTGGGGGCCATCGGCCCTGTGGCCGTCATCGGGCTGTTCCTGCTGCTGGTCCGCGACCACCACGTGCGCGGACGCTTCGTGCCCTGGGCCGGCGTGGCGCTCTTCCTGGCCGTTGCCGTGCCGTGGTACGTGCTCGTGGAGTGGGCCAACCGCGGATTCCTCTGGTACACGGTCGTGGACAATCCCCTCCTCAACTTCGCGCGCCGGCGCGTCTTCCCCGACGAGGACGTGCCGCTCTCGGCGCTGGAGTTCCTGGGGGTGACGGCCGCCGGGTTCTTCCCGTGGAGCCTCGCGCTGCCGTGGGCGCTGTGGCGGGGCCTGCGCGATCCGAAGGACGATGTCCGCGCGCGGCCGTGGCTTCTGCTGGCGCTCTGGACGGTCGTGGTCCTCGGCTTCTTCGCGCTGTCGCCGTTCAAGCTGCCCCACTACGGGCTCCCGGCCTTCCCGGCCATGGCCCTCCTCGTGGCGAAGCTCTGGGAGGACGTTCTGGACGGAGCGCCGGGAGCGCCGGCGCCGCGGATCCTGCTGCTCCCGGGGGCGGTCCTGCTCCTGGCGCTGGCCGCCGCCTCAGCCCTGGCCTGGCAGGGGTGGCTGGCGCTTCCCGGCGGCGCGCCGCTCACGGTGGACCTGGCGGCCCGGAACATGGCCGCCCGGGGCGGGCAAGAGATGCCCTTCATATCCCTCGAGCGGCTCCGGCCGGTCTTCGGCTCCCTGGCGCTGATCTTCGGGCTGGGGGGCGTCGGTGCTCTGGGGGGCCTCGCCCTGCGGCGCCCGATGGTCGGGTTGGGCGCGCTGCTGGCCGCCATGATCGCCTTCCTGCCCGTCACCGTCGAGGGCTTCGCGCTCTTCGCCAGGAGCCGCTCGGTCCGCATCATGACCGAGGCGATCGCGCTGCGGGCGGGCCCCTCGGATGTGCTCGCCCATGAGGGGGCCCTGGAGAACAGCGCCTCGTGGCTCCTGGCCCTGGGGCGTCCCGTCAAGATCGTCAACGGGCTGCAGTCCACCCTCGCCTTTGGCGCGACCTTCCCGGAGGCGTGGGAGCTCTTCTGGGACGCCTCGCGGCTGGCCCAGGCGTGGCGGGGGGGGCAGCGAGTCTTCCTCCTTTCGGCCGTGAGCCCGGAGCGGAGTGCCGTGCGCGAGCTACCTCCGGCCGAGGTCCACCGCCTGGTCGAGGCAGGCGGTCGCTGGCTGTACTCCAACCGGCCCTGA
- a CDS encoding SDR family oxidoreductase encodes MTDEATRISLRGWALILGASSGFGAATSLALARAGLDIFGVHLDRRSTLGNVERIVGEIRALGREALFFNANAADEEKRAEVAATMEGVLRERGQLAQLRVMLHSLAFGTLKLFITDPMKEAVTKSQMDMTLDVMAHSLIYWAQEIVGRGLMADGGRIFAMTSSGGTRVLPFYGPVSAAKAALESNIRQLAAELAPRGITANSIRAGVTATPAARKIPNYEQFSQRAVARNPHRRMTTTEDVARAIVVLSHPDTYWITGNVIGVDGGEEITG; translated from the coding sequence ATGACCGACGAGGCCACCCGCATCTCCCTCCGCGGCTGGGCGCTGATCCTGGGCGCCTCCTCCGGGTTCGGCGCGGCCACGAGCCTGGCCCTGGCGCGCGCGGGCCTCGACATCTTCGGCGTGCACCTGGACCGCAGGAGCACTCTGGGCAACGTCGAGCGCATCGTGGGAGAGATCCGCGCGCTGGGCCGCGAGGCTCTCTTCTTCAACGCCAACGCGGCGGATGAGGAGAAACGGGCGGAGGTCGCCGCCACCATGGAGGGGGTTCTCAGGGAGCGCGGCCAGCTGGCCCAGCTCCGCGTCATGCTCCACTCCCTGGCCTTCGGCACGCTCAAGCTCTTCATCACCGACCCCATGAAGGAGGCCGTCACCAAGTCGCAGATGGACATGACGCTGGATGTGATGGCCCACAGCCTCATCTACTGGGCGCAGGAGATCGTGGGACGCGGCCTCATGGCCGACGGCGGCCGGATCTTCGCCATGACCTCTTCCGGTGGCACCCGCGTCCTGCCCTTCTACGGCCCTGTGTCCGCGGCCAAGGCCGCGCTCGAGTCCAACATCCGCCAGCTCGCGGCGGAGCTGGCCCCCCGCGGCATCACCGCCAATTCCATCCGCGCGGGCGTGACGGCCACGCCCGCCGCCAGGAAGATCCCGAACTACGAGCAGTTTTCCCAGCGGGCCGTCGCCCGGAACCCGCACCGCCGGATGACCACGACGGAGGATGTCGCGCGCGCCATCGTGGTGCTGTCCCACCCGGACACGTACTGGATCACGGGGAACGTCATCGGCGTCGACGGTGGCGAAGAGATCACCGGCTAG
- a CDS encoding 2,4-dihydroxyhept-2-ene-1,7-dioic acid aldolase → MRENRLKSIWARGEAVINGWLSIPASFSAEVMAHQGFDSLTVDLQHGVIEYQTAVTMLQAISTTPVMPLARVPWNDPGRLMKILDAGVYGVICPMINTRAQAEALVGACKYPPRGFRSWGPVRASIYAGADYGDRANDDVIVMPMIETAEAVQNLDEILSVPGVDAVYVGPSDLSLALGCKPRLDQTDPPVVEAQLKIVEACKRHGVVAGIHNSTAAYALRMIAVGYQFVTLASDSRFLAAKAAEEVAAVRKSGVTVGKLPAY, encoded by the coding sequence GTGAGAGAGAACAGGCTGAAATCGATCTGGGCGCGGGGGGAGGCGGTGATCAACGGCTGGCTGTCCATCCCCGCCTCCTTCTCCGCCGAGGTCATGGCCCACCAGGGGTTCGACTCCCTCACGGTGGACTTGCAGCACGGGGTCATCGAGTACCAGACGGCGGTGACCATGCTCCAGGCCATCTCCACGACGCCGGTGATGCCGCTGGCCCGGGTGCCGTGGAACGACCCCGGGCGGCTCATGAAGATCCTCGATGCCGGGGTCTACGGTGTCATCTGCCCCATGATCAACACGCGGGCCCAGGCCGAGGCGCTCGTCGGCGCCTGCAAGTACCCCCCGCGAGGGTTCCGGAGCTGGGGGCCCGTGCGCGCGTCCATCTACGCAGGTGCCGACTACGGCGATCGGGCCAACGACGACGTCATCGTCATGCCGATGATCGAGACCGCCGAGGCAGTGCAGAATCTGGACGAGATCCTGAGCGTTCCCGGCGTGGACGCCGTGTACGTGGGCCCCTCCGACCTGAGCCTCGCGCTGGGCTGCAAGCCCCGGCTGGACCAGACCGACCCACCGGTGGTGGAGGCGCAGCTGAAGATCGTCGAGGCGTGCAAGCGCCACGGCGTCGTCGCCGGCATCCACAACAGCACGGCGGCCTACGCGCTCCGGATGATCGCCGTCGGCTACCAGTTCGTGACGCTCGCCAGCGACAGCCGTTTCCTGGCGGCGAAGGCCGCCGAGGAGGTGGCCGCCGTCCGCAAGTCCGGCGTGACGGTGGGGAAGCTCCCGGCCTACTGA
- a CDS encoding DUF2079 domain-containing protein, whose protein sequence is MTSARLLDLLALSLGAGLLGALLFPWWRPEEIVLAILGVVSLRLLVRPWTIPAWRPRRVVAVGVATYGLLFSFVTVTRHNTFLTHALDLGYYVQLVWNLAGGRGPRVSLPEMHAWGDHFSPIMYLFVPAFWVAPGAVALLVAQSVLLALGAVAVFGIARRRLGDERPAAAFAVLYLVNPSLHGINVRDFHAAALVIPLLLAAVWAVEAERPLWACGAAGLALLCREDAAIAVVGLGLWVALARRLWFWGAGMAAGALGILLVEVRWLIPGYRGEAYSHLWRYDHLGRSLPEILSTVLLHPIRTVTRLATLQRLVYLGALVAPLGLLPLAAPLAAVGALPGLAQNLLSRDPVLFHHRTQYQAFVLPFLFVAAVAGYARLAARRPGRLPAAVLVVAMVASLALASRTANQLAVYRFWPTPEQRAAHRLLAKVPAGAAVSAQDPYVPHLAMRPLVFVFPMGLEKSDHVLVNATTYPWRSLPGATMVREERTVRIRLSLGAPDYRYVVVAEDGPHLLLRRR, encoded by the coding sequence TTGACGTCCGCCCGCCTCCTGGATCTCCTGGCGCTGTCCCTCGGAGCCGGTCTCCTCGGCGCCCTGCTCTTCCCCTGGTGGCGGCCGGAGGAGATCGTCCTGGCCATCCTCGGCGTGGTGTCGCTGCGGCTGCTCGTCAGGCCCTGGACGATCCCGGCGTGGCGGCCACGACGCGTGGTGGCCGTCGGGGTGGCCACCTATGGCCTCCTCTTCTCGTTCGTCACCGTCACGCGCCACAACACCTTCCTGACGCATGCCCTCGACCTGGGCTACTACGTGCAGCTCGTGTGGAACCTCGCGGGCGGGCGCGGCCCGCGGGTGAGCCTGCCCGAGATGCATGCCTGGGGCGACCACTTCTCGCCGATCATGTACCTCTTCGTGCCGGCCTTCTGGGTGGCGCCGGGCGCGGTGGCGCTGCTCGTCGCCCAGTCGGTGCTCCTGGCGCTGGGCGCCGTGGCCGTGTTCGGCATCGCGCGCCGGCGGCTCGGGGATGAGCGGCCCGCGGCCGCCTTCGCCGTCCTCTACCTCGTGAACCCGTCACTCCACGGCATCAACGTGCGCGACTTCCACGCAGCGGCGCTGGTGATCCCGCTGCTGCTGGCCGCCGTCTGGGCGGTGGAGGCGGAGCGGCCGCTGTGGGCCTGCGGCGCCGCGGGGCTGGCGCTCCTGTGCCGGGAGGACGCAGCCATCGCGGTGGTCGGGCTCGGGCTGTGGGTGGCGCTGGCGCGCCGTCTCTGGTTCTGGGGCGCCGGCATGGCCGCCGGCGCGCTCGGCATCCTCCTCGTGGAGGTGCGCTGGCTGATCCCGGGCTACCGGGGCGAGGCCTACAGCCACCTCTGGCGCTACGACCACCTGGGGCGCTCGCTCCCCGAGATCCTCTCCACCGTGTTGCTGCATCCGATTCGGACCGTCACGCGCCTCGCCACGCTCCAGCGCCTCGTCTATCTGGGGGCGCTCGTGGCGCCGCTCGGACTGCTGCCGCTGGCAGCGCCGCTCGCGGCGGTGGGGGCGCTGCCCGGGCTCGCCCAGAATCTTCTGAGCCGCGATCCCGTCCTCTTCCACCACCGCACCCAGTACCAGGCCTTCGTGCTGCCGTTCCTCTTCGTGGCTGCGGTGGCGGGCTATGCGCGGCTTGCCGCGCGCCGTCCCGGGCGCCTGCCCGCGGCCGTGCTCGTTGTCGCAATGGTGGCGAGCCTGGCCCTGGCCTCGCGGACCGCGAACCAGCTCGCCGTGTACCGCTTCTGGCCGACGCCCGAGCAGCGGGCCGCCCACCGGCTCCTGGCGAAGGTGCCCGCCGGCGCCGCGGTGTCGGCCCAGGACCCCTACGTGCCGCATCTCGCCATGCGCCCGCTCGTCTTCGTCTTTCCCATGGGCCTCGAGAAGAGCGATCACGTGCTGGTGAACGCCACGACGTATCCCTGGCGGAGCTTGCCGGGGGCCACCATGGTCCGCGAGGAGCGCACGGTGCGGATCAGGCTCTCGCTCGGCGCACCCGACTACCGCTACGTCGTGGTGGCCGAAGACGGGCCGCACCTCCTCCTGCGGCGGCGCTGA
- a CDS encoding TatD family hydrolase, with amino-acid sequence MIVDSHCHLHDAAFSDVRTALSRALESDVWGVVAVGCDPRSNERTLETVSANGKAVWPALGFHPEWAHLTDEDLARVEAQVIANHSRLVALGEVGLPWYNLVRAADAASLMARGRARLGRLLALATRFDLPAVVHAPHGAAVGALEALKAAGVERAVFHWHKAPREVTRAILDAGYLVSVTPEVVYRQRDRELVEWVPLDSLLVERSSRPSPPGPGSPRAWPRRWPRSSDCPSRTPCTGSPSIPASSSTSSGPRPPLRRARSLRWLCRSSPPPPLASGPA; translated from the coding sequence ATGATCGTCGACAGCCACTGCCATCTGCATGACGCCGCCTTCTCCGACGTCCGGACGGCCCTGTCCCGCGCGCTCGAGTCCGACGTGTGGGGAGTCGTGGCCGTGGGCTGCGACCCGCGGAGCAACGAGCGCACGCTGGAGACCGTCTCGGCCAACGGCAAGGCGGTGTGGCCCGCGCTGGGCTTCCACCCGGAATGGGCCCATCTCACCGACGAGGATCTGGCCAGGGTCGAGGCGCAGGTGATCGCGAACCATTCCAGGCTCGTGGCGCTGGGGGAGGTGGGGCTCCCCTGGTACAACCTGGTCAGGGCCGCGGACGCCGCCTCACTCATGGCACGGGGACGGGCACGGCTGGGGCGGCTGCTCGCCCTCGCCACGCGATTCGACCTGCCGGCGGTGGTGCACGCCCCGCACGGCGCCGCGGTGGGCGCGCTCGAGGCGCTCAAGGCCGCGGGGGTGGAGCGCGCGGTGTTCCACTGGCACAAGGCCCCCCGCGAGGTGACGCGTGCCATCCTGGACGCGGGGTACCTCGTCTCGGTGACGCCGGAGGTGGTCTACCGGCAGCGCGACCGCGAGCTGGTGGAGTGGGTGCCGCTGGACTCGCTGCTCGTGGAGAGGAGTTCGAGACCATCGCCTCCGGGCCCTGGCTCGCCTCGCGCGTGGCCGAGGAGGTGGCCAAGATCAAGCGACTGCCCGTCGAGGACACCATGTACCGGCTCTCCGTCAATACCTGCCAGCTCTTCGACCTCATCTGGGCCTAGGCCGCCGCTGAGAAGGGCCCGTTCGCTGCGCTGGCTCTGTCGCTCGTCGCCTCCGCCGCCCCTCGCATCTGGACCCGCTTGA